The Methanobacterium lacus genome includes a region encoding these proteins:
- a CDS encoding valine--tRNA ligase — protein MNNDNIPADYDHLNETEWQSKWQKDELYKFIGDGSRPRYIIDTPPPYPTGSIHIGHVLNWTFIDIIARYMRMNGYDVMFPQGWDCHGLPTEVKVEEIHEIKKNDIPRDEFRDMCIDLTKTNIKQMKEQMQGLGFSQDWSREFVTMTPEYRAKTQLSFLKLYNKKLIYRAVHPVNWCPRCETAIAFAEVDYNENQTYLNYLEFYEAEGDGKVMIATTRPELLSACVAVVVHPDDERYNDLEGKMVEVPLYKRNVKIITDTDVDPEFGTGAVMVCTFGDKTDATWVNRYELDVIEAIDEKGLMKDVSGKYAGMTIKECKAAIIDDLGSEGCLVKQEQVDQNVGQCWRCKTPIEILVKKQWFVAVKDLESKTLEAADEIDWIPEHMKIRLQNWASSMDWDWCISRQRLFATPIPVWYCNSCGKIMLPEPEDLPVDPSIEKPKKPCECGSTDMTGELDVLDTWMDSSITPMVIAGWPEPEYKNYFPADLRPQGHDIIRTWAFYTILRCKALTDSRPFDRIVINGMVFGEDGHKMSKSRGNVIAPEAVVEEYGADAMRLWSANSVPGSDVPFDWKDVKNGYKFLRKFWNAFRFINMHIANYDVDNVEFNIRNPMDRWILSKLNYLVEDVTNHLNNYNFADARNKIQAFVWHDFCDEYIEAVKYRLYADSEDLQESKDAARHTLKTVISTSLKLLAPITPHFTEEVNQYLDEECESIHKSAWPEPLKVLMDKGSEELGDKGVKVIGDIRRFKASTKRPLNTPIKHLTIYTTDENLFEDLIELDSDIVGTMRINDLKIEMGKPDVQEKVVEITPVMSLIGPQFKKDAPTVVKYLSSGDPDEIFRELEENGEIMVDDLKITGEHITTRKEIVGSSGEKVDIIYSDEMDIVMEIVI, from the coding sequence ATGAACAACGATAACATACCCGCAGATTATGATCACTTAAACGAAACTGAGTGGCAGAGTAAATGGCAGAAAGATGAGTTGTACAAGTTTATTGGGGATGGATCCCGACCAAGGTACATCATAGACACACCACCACCATATCCAACTGGTTCCATACATATTGGACACGTGTTAAACTGGACATTTATAGATATTATTGCCCGTTATATGAGAATGAACGGTTATGATGTCATGTTTCCACAAGGATGGGACTGTCACGGACTTCCAACCGAGGTTAAGGTTGAAGAAATTCACGAAATTAAAAAGAATGATATTCCGAGGGATGAATTTAGGGACATGTGTATTGACCTCACCAAAACCAACATCAAACAGATGAAGGAACAGATGCAGGGACTCGGATTTTCACAGGATTGGTCAAGGGAATTTGTTACCATGACTCCAGAGTACCGTGCCAAAACCCAACTTTCATTCCTCAAACTCTACAATAAAAAATTAATATACAGAGCAGTGCATCCTGTTAACTGGTGTCCTCGTTGTGAAACAGCCATAGCATTTGCAGAGGTTGATTATAATGAAAACCAGACCTATCTAAACTACCTTGAATTTTATGAGGCAGAAGGAGATGGGAAGGTTATGATTGCAACTACCAGGCCTGAACTTTTGTCTGCCTGTGTGGCTGTTGTTGTGCATCCTGATGATGAACGTTACAACGATCTTGAAGGGAAAATGGTTGAGGTTCCTCTATACAAACGAAACGTCAAGATAATAACAGATACAGACGTCGATCCTGAATTTGGAACAGGGGCTGTTATGGTATGTACCTTTGGTGATAAAACTGATGCTACATGGGTAAACAGATATGAACTCGATGTTATTGAGGCCATAGATGAAAAGGGCCTTATGAAAGATGTTTCAGGCAAATATGCTGGAATGACCATTAAAGAGTGTAAAGCTGCAATAATTGATGATCTAGGCAGTGAGGGATGTCTTGTTAAACAGGAACAGGTAGATCAAAATGTGGGCCAGTGCTGGAGATGCAAAACCCCTATAGAAATACTTGTAAAGAAACAGTGGTTTGTTGCAGTTAAGGATCTTGAATCTAAAACACTTGAAGCTGCAGATGAAATTGACTGGATACCTGAACACATGAAAATCAGACTCCAAAACTGGGCAAGTTCCATGGACTGGGATTGGTGCATTTCAAGACAGAGGCTCTTTGCAACACCCATACCTGTTTGGTACTGTAACAGCTGCGGAAAAATCATGCTTCCTGAACCTGAAGATCTTCCAGTGGATCCTTCAATAGAAAAACCAAAAAAACCATGCGAATGTGGATCTACAGATATGACTGGAGAGTTAGATGTTCTAGACACATGGATGGACAGTTCAATAACTCCCATGGTGATTGCTGGATGGCCTGAACCAGAGTATAAAAATTATTTCCCTGCAGATTTAAGGCCTCAAGGTCATGATATTATAAGAACTTGGGCATTTTATACCATTTTAAGATGTAAAGCCCTCACAGATTCCCGGCCATTTGACAGGATTGTTATTAATGGGATGGTTTTCGGGGAAGATGGTCATAAAATGAGTAAATCACGTGGAAATGTGATTGCACCAGAAGCAGTTGTTGAGGAGTACGGAGCCGATGCAATGCGGCTGTGGTCTGCAAACAGTGTTCCAGGATCAGATGTTCCATTTGACTGGAAAGATGTTAAAAATGGTTATAAATTCCTCAGAAAATTCTGGAATGCATTCAGATTCATTAACATGCACATAGCCAACTACGATGTTGACAACGTGGAATTCAACATTAGAAATCCAATGGACAGGTGGATACTTTCAAAACTCAACTACCTAGTGGAGGATGTAACAAACCATCTAAACAACTACAACTTCGCAGATGCCAGAAATAAGATACAAGCATTTGTATGGCATGACTTCTGTGACGAGTACATAGAAGCAGTCAAGTACCGTTTGTATGCTGATTCGGAAGATCTTCAAGAATCAAAGGATGCTGCAAGACACACACTTAAAACCGTGATTTCAACTTCACTCAAACTCTTAGCACCAATCACACCACACTTCACAGAAGAGGTTAATCAGTATCTGGATGAAGAATGTGAAAGTATTCATAAATCTGCATGGCCAGAACCCCTAAAAGTTCTCATGGACAAGGGATCAGAGGAACTTGGAGACAAGGGTGTTAAAGTTATAGGAGACATTAGAAGGTTTAAGGCATCAACCAAAAGACCTTTAAACACACCAATAAAACATTTAACCATTTACACCACTGATGAAAACCTGTTTGAAGATCTAATTGAGCTTGATTCTGATATTGTTGGAACCATGCGAATTAACGATCTTAAAATTGAAATGGGAAAACCCGATGTACAGGAGAAGGTTGTTGAAATCACACCTGTCATGTCCCTTATTGGGCCACAGTTTAAAAAGGACGCACCAACAGTTGTGAAGTATCTGAGTTCAGGGGATCCAGATGAAATATTCAGGGAACTTGAAGAAAATGGAGAAATCATGGTGGACGACCTGAAAATAACAGGTGAACACATCACCACCCGTAAGGAGATAGTCGGAAGTTCTGGTGAGAAGGTAGATATCATCTACTCCGATGAAATGGACATTGTAATGGAGATAGTGATCTGA
- a CDS encoding chitobiase/beta-hexosaminidase C-terminal domain-containing protein — translation MPGTITNPYQEYFMVQYRERGAGNDPLNYKGTDSGSGWPDDYPNDGMLIWHIDATLNSYGTDYLYDNSYTNHKLLSLMEADGLSEIESGAYADAGDYYVNGSVFNPFSNPNSYNYSSKNTGVVVDNLAYVGNTMVGRYAIIGKSSGSLNEAVNSTLNWTTNGDLNGGTSTGWISQTGVTHDGSDSAQTGFINDNQLTWIQTSVTGPGTISFWWKVSSEQDHDKLMFYVDGINLTSISGDVDWNLLSHKIGNGIHTLNWTYLKDGSGFDGNDTGWIDEVKWVLDDATPPTVSCDHLGGLYNKSQNVVLTMNEAGSIYYTLNGETPTTTNTKYTEPITITNTTTLKYLAVDLAGNPSIIHSQIYTLDLVAPNATANPKGGLYNRAQEVSLNMDEKGTIYYSINGSSPDMSMPYTHPITIDSDTVLKYFAMDLAGNTSPVYFENYYTDFKPPVAYSNPAGGIFNKTQIIVLTMNEAGSIYYTLNGETPTTASTKYTEPITITNTTTLKYLAIDLAGNPSIIYSQMFTIDTKSPYLSVTPSGGIYNINKTVVIKMSEFGTIYYTLNGTTPSNKSQRYIGPLIISKNSVLKYFGVDLAGNPSTIYTQNYTINKTVLRVVHTTPLNMQTGFSRTAPIKIQFSETIAPYIHFNNIRVKNISTGTYLTLNSSVTGNTINLRVNHRKINTWYSLTIPAKAVKDRAGNYLLANYTVKFKISS, via the coding sequence ATGCCTGGAACAATAACAAATCCTTATCAGGAATATTTCATGGTACAGTACAGAGAACGTGGTGCTGGTAACGACCCATTAAATTACAAGGGAACTGATAGTGGATCTGGTTGGCCCGATGATTATCCTAACGATGGAATGTTAATTTGGCACATTGATGCTACTTTAAATTCCTATGGAACTGATTATCTCTATGATAATTCATACACAAACCACAAGCTATTGAGTTTAATGGAGGCTGATGGTTTGAGTGAAATTGAATCTGGAGCTTATGCGGATGCTGGTGATTATTACGTGAACGGCTCAGTTTTCAATCCATTTTCAAATCCAAACAGTTACAACTATTCTTCTAAGAACACAGGTGTTGTTGTGGACAACTTAGCATACGTTGGAAACACCATGGTTGGAAGGTACGCTATAATCGGAAAATCTTCAGGCAGTTTGAATGAAGCAGTTAACAGTACACTAAATTGGACCACAAATGGAGATTTAAATGGGGGAACATCAACAGGTTGGATATCACAAACTGGTGTTACACATGATGGTTCAGACTCTGCACAGACAGGATTTATTAACGATAACCAGTTGACATGGATCCAAACGTCTGTAACTGGTCCTGGAACCATAAGTTTCTGGTGGAAGGTCTCATCAGAACAGGACCATGATAAACTAATGTTTTATGTCGATGGAATTAACTTAACATCCATAAGTGGGGATGTTGATTGGAATCTTTTGAGCCATAAAATTGGAAACGGAATTCATACTCTAAACTGGACTTATTTGAAGGATGGTTCAGGTTTCGATGGAAATGATACTGGTTGGATTGACGAAGTGAAATGGGTTTTAGACGATGCAACACCTCCAACAGTGTCTTGTGATCATCTTGGAGGACTATACAACAAGTCCCAAAATGTTGTTTTAACAATGAACGAAGCTGGATCTATTTACTACACCTTAAACGGAGAAACACCAACAACAACCAACACCAAATACACAGAACCAATAACCATCACCAACACCACCACCCTCAAATACCTAGCAGTAGACCTTGCAGGAAACCCATCAATAATACACAGTCAAATTTATACACTGGATCTTGTAGCGCCAAATGCAACAGCCAATCCAAAGGGCGGACTTTACAACAGAGCACAAGAAGTGAGTTTGAATATGGATGAAAAAGGTACAATTTATTATTCGATCAATGGAAGTTCTCCAGATATGAGCATGCCATACACCCATCCAATTACCATTGATTCAGATACAGTTTTAAAGTATTTTGCAATGGATCTTGCAGGAAACACCTCCCCTGTGTACTTTGAAAACTATTACACTGATTTTAAACCACCTGTAGCTTACTCAAATCCAGCTGGAGGAATATTTAACAAAACCCAAATAATTGTTTTAACAATGAACGAAGCTGGATCTATTTACTACACCTTAAACGGAGAAACACCAACAACAGCCAGCACCAAATACACAGAACCAATAACCATCACCAACACAACCACCCTCAAATACCTAGCAATAGACCTGGCAGGAAACCCATCAATAATATACAGTCAAATGTTTACAATCGACACTAAATCTCCATATCTGAGTGTCACACCCTCAGGTGGAATTTATAACATTAATAAAACTGTTGTTATAAAAATGAGTGAATTTGGAACTATTTATTACACTTTAAATGGAACTACACCTTCAAATAAAAGTCAGAGGTACATTGGACCCCTCATTATCTCAAAAAATAGTGTGCTCAAATACTTTGGTGTGGATCTTGCAGGTAATCCTTCAACTATCTACACCCAGAATTACACAATAAATAAAACTGTATTAAGAGTTGTTCACACAACTCCACTTAACATGCAGACTGGTTTTTCAAGGACAGCACCCATTAAAATCCAATTTTCTGAAACCATAGCCCCCTACATTCACTTCAACAATATTCGTGTTAAAAATATTTCCACAGGAACTTATCTGACCTTAAACTCCTCTGTAACTGGGAACACCATCAACTTGAGGGTGAACCATAGAAAGATCAACACTTGGTACTCACTCACCATTCCAGCAAAGGCTGTGAAGGATCGGGCTGGAAACTATTTACTGGCCAATTACACAGTTAAATTCAAGATAAGCTCCTAA
- the aroA gene encoding 3-phosphoshikimate 1-carboxyvinyltransferase, whose translation MDLTVQAANEITGTVKAPPSKSYSHRAFLMAFLADGESTLRDPLYSEDTLASLNTGIEMGSTVKRTESLCSIQGVAGKPKTPYDVLDLKNSGTTLRIMTSLASLADGFTVLTGDNSLKTRPMQDLLDALKPLGVTACSTRNDGKAPIIVKGGFYGGETSIKGDVSSQFISSIIMAAPLAKKPVDLKVKGEFISQPYVMMTLELMNKFGVKVDFDKTENSFHIEPQSYKPADYTVEGDYSSASYIIAAAAALKSDVKIKNLMKDSKQGDKIILDIVRDMGCEVKVKNNEVEIKGQGMLNGVDVNLQNAPDLLPTVAALGAMADGTTNIYGVEHARFKETDRIHTCSTELSKLGVSLIEKRDGIQINGGVHGGVVKSHMDHRLAMAFYIVGLKVGGICIKDASVYKVSFPDFPDIMKKLTAG comes from the coding sequence ATGGATTTAACTGTTCAGGCTGCCAATGAAATTACTGGTACGGTTAAAGCTCCACCATCCAAGAGCTACTCACACCGAGCATTTTTAATGGCATTTCTGGCAGATGGTGAATCCACTTTGAGGGATCCTCTCTACTCAGAAGATACCTTGGCTTCACTAAACACGGGCATTGAAATGGGATCAACAGTTAAAAGAACAGAATCCCTATGCAGTATACAAGGAGTTGCTGGAAAACCTAAAACACCCTACGATGTTCTTGACCTGAAAAATTCAGGAACAACGTTGAGAATAATGACCAGCCTAGCATCTCTTGCAGATGGTTTTACAGTGTTAACAGGGGATAACTCCCTTAAAACACGTCCCATGCAAGATTTATTAGATGCTCTTAAACCTCTGGGTGTAACTGCATGTTCAACACGTAACGATGGTAAAGCTCCAATAATAGTTAAAGGAGGGTTTTATGGGGGCGAAACATCTATTAAGGGAGATGTTAGTTCCCAGTTTATTTCTTCCATAATCATGGCAGCACCCTTGGCTAAAAAACCCGTGGATCTAAAGGTTAAAGGAGAATTCATTTCCCAGCCCTACGTAATGATGACCTTGGAACTCATGAACAAGTTCGGTGTCAAGGTTGATTTTGATAAAACTGAAAATTCATTCCACATCGAACCACAAAGTTATAAACCTGCAGATTACACTGTTGAAGGAGATTATTCCTCGGCTTCATACATCATAGCTGCAGCTGCAGCTCTTAAATCAGATGTTAAAATTAAAAATTTGATGAAGGATTCCAAGCAGGGTGATAAGATCATCCTTGATATTGTAAGGGATATGGGTTGTGAGGTTAAGGTTAAAAACAATGAAGTCGAAATTAAAGGACAAGGAATGCTCAATGGAGTGGATGTAAACCTTCAAAATGCCCCTGACCTACTTCCTACTGTGGCGGCTCTAGGTGCCATGGCAGATGGAACAACAAATATATACGGCGTTGAACACGCACGTTTCAAAGAAACTGACCGTATACACACATGCTCAACAGAACTATCCAAATTAGGCGTGTCTTTAATTGAAAAAAGAGATGGAATCCAAATAAATGGAGGAGTCCATGGAGGGGTTGTTAAATCCCATATGGACCACAGACTTGCGATGGCATTTTACATCGTAGGTTTGAAAGTGGGTGGAATCTGTATTAAAGATGCTTCTGTTTACAAAGTTTCATTCCCAGACTTTCCAGATATCATGAAAAAGTTAACAGCTGGTTAG
- a CDS encoding secondary thiamine-phosphate synthase enzyme YjbQ translates to MYKRVFEVKTSDRLEIIDISSGINSIVAGSGVKTGLVNLFSQHSTSGIVINENESGLVEDFKNLLKKIVQDESGYKHDRIDNNADSHLRSLLMGNSVNVPVENGRMELGTWQSIFFIELDGPRTRNIIVTVLH, encoded by the coding sequence ATGTACAAAAGAGTTTTCGAAGTTAAGACGAGTGACAGACTTGAAATTATTGACATCAGCTCAGGAATAAATTCCATTGTAGCTGGATCAGGTGTGAAAACGGGGCTTGTAAACTTGTTCAGCCAACATTCAACCTCGGGTATTGTGATAAATGAGAATGAATCCGGGCTAGTGGAAGATTTTAAGAATTTGCTAAAAAAAATTGTTCAAGATGAATCTGGTTACAAACACGATAGAATTGACAACAACGCAGATTCCCACCTCAGATCCCTACTAATGGGTAACAGTGTAAACGTGCCCGTGGAAAATGGGAGGATGGAACTTGGAACTTGGCAGAGCATATTTTTCATCGAACTCGACGGACCAAGAACACGAAATATTATTGTCACAGTTCTTCATTAA
- a CDS encoding GTP-binding protein, whose protein sequence is MNRKKELKIVVLGSYNSGKTTTLENICQKKTKIEYKGTTIALDYGNVIVADEKIHIFGSPGQERFEFMREILAHKIDGAIVVIDSSKGLVESDEVIIEKLNLKDVPYVLFANKQDLNSCEIEHPQLRPDTPIIPTVAINGQGVEQGFLTLVELIKNN, encoded by the coding sequence ATGAATAGAAAAAAAGAGCTTAAAATTGTGGTATTAGGATCCTACAACTCTGGAAAAACAACCACCCTCGAAAATATTTGCCAAAAAAAGACAAAAATTGAGTACAAAGGCACAACCATAGCCCTTGATTATGGTAATGTAATAGTTGCAGATGAAAAAATTCATATATTTGGATCACCAGGCCAGGAAAGATTTGAATTCATGAGGGAAATTCTTGCCCATAAAATAGACGGTGCCATAGTTGTTATAGACTCTTCCAAGGGTTTAGTTGAAAGTGATGAAGTTATCATTGAAAAACTCAATTTAAAGGATGTTCCATATGTATTATTTGCAAATAAACAGGATCTTAATTCCTGCGAAATAGAACATCCCCAACTCAGACCAGATACACCCATCATTCCAACAGTTGCAATAAATGGTCAAGGAGTTGAACAAGGCTTTTTAACCCTTGTTGAACTGATTAAAAACAATTAA
- a CDS encoding M6 family metalloprotease domain-containing protein produces the protein MSFNKKVVITLMVMMFAGILAFSQVSYALDPPSKQQINNYKKDGTYSARIANATKLENNQFDPVLVEKFNKKHGIKTVSSQTSKIKSVGSSSGTSGNSYSNVPINWRGGLPSTGNVKVPVILIDFPDYLHGVNETVAQADSKFFGNENSNNYPYESLRNYYLRSSYGKLNITGTIYGWYTASHIRSYYSNLSSSGNFGIGNEALIREAVNYYHNHGANFTQFDNDNNGYIDSLFVKWTGPDNGWANFWWAYQSNLESNSSLTVDGKKFNKFVWSWYSNTAQASPTDSIRTDIHETGHLLGLPDYYDYDESTGPDGGVGGLDMMDSNWGDHNCFSKYILGWINPQVVSSGTKKIALNPSGTSNDV, from the coding sequence TTGAGTTTTAATAAGAAAGTAGTTATTACATTGATGGTTATGATGTTTGCTGGAATTTTAGCTTTTTCTCAGGTTTCATATGCACTGGATCCACCAAGCAAACAGCAGATAAATAATTACAAAAAGGATGGAACTTACAGTGCAAGGATTGCAAATGCAACTAAACTGGAGAATAACCAATTTGATCCAGTTTTAGTTGAAAAATTTAACAAAAAACACGGAATTAAAACAGTAAGTAGCCAAACTTCCAAGATCAAATCTGTTGGCTCTTCAAGTGGCACATCAGGAAATTCATACTCCAATGTTCCCATAAATTGGAGGGGTGGTTTACCTTCAACAGGTAATGTTAAGGTTCCAGTGATCTTGATAGACTTTCCAGACTACCTTCACGGTGTTAATGAAACAGTTGCACAGGCAGATTCTAAATTTTTTGGCAACGAAAATTCCAACAACTATCCCTACGAAAGCTTGAGAAACTATTATCTTCGTTCTTCCTACGGTAAACTCAACATAACAGGAACTATTTACGGTTGGTACACTGCGTCGCACATAAGAAGTTACTACTCCAACCTTTCTAGTTCTGGAAATTTCGGAATTGGAAATGAAGCCCTGATAAGGGAGGCCGTGAACTACTACCATAATCATGGGGCCAATTTCACACAGTTCGACAATGATAACAACGGTTACATTGATAGTTTGTTTGTTAAATGGACTGGTCCAGACAATGGTTGGGCAAATTTTTGGTGGGCGTATCAATCTAACTTGGAATCCAATTCCTCGTTAACAGTTGATGGTAAAAAATTTAATAAATTCGTGTGGAGCTGGTACTCCAACACTGCCCAGGCCAGCCCAACAGATTCTATTAGAACAGATATTCATGAAACAGGTCACTTACTGGGTTTACCAGATTATTATGATTACGATGAAAGCACTGGGCCCGATGGTGGTGTTGGAGGATTGGATATGATGGACAGTAACTGGGGAGATCATAACTGTTTTTCCAAGTACATTTTAGGCTGGATAAATCCACAAGTTGTAAGTTCAGGAACTAAAAAAATTGCTTTAAATCCATCCGGAACATCAAACGATGTTTAA
- the pheT gene encoding phenylalanine--tRNA ligase subunit beta: protein MPVINFSYEYFNKVLGEEIPRKKLIELLPMIGSDIEHYDDENVKVEFFPNRPDYYSVDGIARTVRGFLGIETGLPDYKTSKSGYSMTVDPELELIRPFTSCCIVEGIFIDEDGLKDIMDFQEDLHWVLGRDRKKVAIGIHNLDVLTPPFNYIAAEPKENSFIALETTEEQNLDDILFNHKKGKKYSHLIEKFDKYPLIKDSKGNVLSMPPIINGELTKLTENSVNVLIDVTGTDERAVNFALNIIATSFAEAGGKIKTIDMVYKDRTVETPDLSSKTMNVNIKTAEKILGVDLDVNAVVKMLERVRLGAKVLDSETVACEVPAYRIDILHEVDIIENIAIGHCIKKIEPELPEISTIAYPDNARLFENRVREIMIGMGFYEVMSLMLTSEDEHYKNLRLDEDDHVMVSQPISQDRTMIRKSLINGLMEFLEDNKHEELPQKIFEVGDVAYIDEAAETGTKIIKKIACAVTHSTANFTEIKSITDAFILNLGLKMEIETFDHPAFIRGRCARVEATGEAVEGSVVGYFGEVDPEVITNFELEYPVVAFEMEFKS from the coding sequence ATGCCAGTTATAAATTTCAGCTACGAATACTTCAACAAGGTCTTGGGAGAGGAAATTCCAAGGAAAAAATTAATTGAATTGCTTCCAATGATTGGAAGTGATATTGAACACTACGACGATGAAAATGTTAAGGTGGAATTTTTCCCAAACAGACCAGATTACTACAGTGTAGATGGAATAGCTAGAACAGTTAGGGGATTTCTAGGTATTGAAACTGGACTTCCTGATTATAAAACATCTAAATCTGGCTACTCCATGACTGTGGATCCTGAATTAGAACTGATCAGACCGTTCACATCCTGCTGTATTGTTGAGGGCATATTCATCGATGAAGATGGTTTAAAGGACATTATGGACTTTCAAGAAGATCTTCACTGGGTGCTTGGACGTGACAGAAAGAAGGTTGCCATTGGAATCCACAACTTGGATGTGCTCACACCCCCATTCAATTACATCGCAGCAGAACCTAAAGAAAATTCATTCATAGCCCTTGAAACCACAGAGGAACAAAATCTCGATGATATCCTTTTCAATCATAAGAAGGGCAAAAAATACTCCCACTTAATAGAAAAATTCGATAAATATCCATTAATTAAAGATTCAAAGGGCAACGTACTATCAATGCCACCAATAATAAATGGTGAATTAACCAAACTCACAGAAAACTCTGTGAACGTTCTCATAGATGTAACAGGAACAGATGAAAGGGCAGTTAACTTCGCCTTAAACATCATTGCAACTTCCTTTGCAGAGGCAGGTGGAAAGATCAAAACCATAGACATGGTTTACAAGGACAGAACAGTCGAAACCCCTGATTTAAGCTCTAAAACTATGAATGTGAACATAAAAACAGCAGAAAAAATTTTGGGAGTAGATCTTGATGTTAACGCTGTTGTGAAAATGCTTGAACGCGTTAGGTTGGGAGCGAAAGTCCTGGACTCTGAAACAGTGGCATGTGAAGTACCAGCCTACAGAATAGATATTCTGCACGAAGTGGACATTATTGAAAACATAGCAATAGGCCACTGTATCAAAAAAATAGAACCTGAACTGCCGGAAATATCAACCATAGCCTACCCTGACAACGCAAGATTGTTTGAAAACAGGGTCAGAGAGATAATGATCGGAATGGGTTTCTACGAGGTAATGAGTCTCATGCTCACAAGCGAAGATGAGCACTACAAAAACCTCAGACTAGACGAGGATGACCATGTTATGGTTTCCCAACCAATATCACAGGACAGAACCATGATAAGAAAAAGTCTTATAAATGGTTTGATGGAATTTTTAGAGGATAACAAACACGAAGAACTTCCACAGAAAATCTTTGAAGTGGGAGATGTGGCCTACATAGATGAAGCTGCAGAAACAGGAACCAAAATAATTAAAAAAATAGCCTGTGCAGTAACACATTCAACAGCCAACTTCACAGAGATAAAATCAATAACAGATGCATTCATACTGAACCTAGGACTTAAAATGGAAATAGAAACCTTTGATCATCCGGCATTCATCAGGGGAAGATGCGCAAGGGTTGAAGCCACAGGTGAAGCTGTTGAAGGATCTGTAGTCGGATACTTTGGAGAGGTTGATCCAGAAGTTATAACCAACTTCGAACTAGAATACCCGGTAGTAGCATTTGAAATGGAGTTTAAATCCTAA
- a CDS encoding Hsp20/alpha crystallin family protein: MTDKDVEIKTEEEINNEEDESKRIPSESVLSDIITSIKEKQEDLGKSLSDYSKSLQKPLADIIETDDALKVVTDLPGVKKEDVEVNISEDSLEIVAKFDDEITEEGTNYLKRERSYGETTRTIALPEKIDTKKASAKFNDSVLTVELPKIKEVKHKVNID; the protein is encoded by the coding sequence ATGACAGATAAAGATGTGGAAATTAAAACCGAAGAAGAAATTAATAACGAAGAAGATGAATCAAAACGTATTCCATCTGAAAGTGTTTTAAGTGATATAATAACTTCCATAAAAGAAAAACAAGAAGATCTGGGTAAAAGTCTGTCAGATTATTCAAAATCCCTACAAAAACCCCTTGCAGACATCATAGAAACTGATGATGCCCTCAAAGTAGTTACTGACCTACCTGGTGTTAAAAAGGAAGATGTTGAAGTGAACATATCCGAAGACTCTCTGGAAATCGTTGCAAAATTTGATGATGAAATAACAGAGGAAGGCACCAACTACCTAAAAAGAGAAAGAAGCTATGGAGAAACAACACGTACAATAGCACTGCCTGAAAAAATTGATACTAAAAAGGCATCAGCTAAATTTAATGATTCTGTGTTAACTGTTGAACTTCCAAAAATCAAAGAAGTGAAGCACAAGGTAAACATAGATTGA
- a CDS encoding DUF5654 family protein, whose amino-acid sequence MKEKTEEVKTQVAQTISTLMTVAFGLIAALAWNDAIKAIILQYMPKGSGITGLLIYAVIITIIAVVATIIIARALGKPPVQEVRIVE is encoded by the coding sequence ATGAAGGAAAAAACAGAAGAAGTTAAAACTCAGGTAGCTCAAACAATTTCTACTTTGATGACTGTGGCCTTTGGACTGATTGCTGCATTGGCTTGGAACGATGCCATTAAAGCTATAATTCTTCAGTACATGCCCAAAGGTAGTGGCATAACTGGCTTATTAATATATGCAGTCATTATTACCATAATAGCAGTTGTTGCAACCATTATTATAGCCAGAGCCCTTGGAAAGCCCCCTGTACAGGAAGTTAGGATTGTGGAGTAA